ACTTAATTGACTTCTTTTCTGGTACTTGTTTTGATCTTTCACAGTCTTAGAAATCTTTTTGGAGACATGCTGTTGTTCCCCTACTTGATTAAGTCAATTCAAGATATGTTAACATTGAAAGGCCttaccaagaaaaaaaatctaatttgaaatgaaaccatttattgaacctttagacaaatATAGAAAGAAAATCTTTTAAAACGTTTGCATATGTGTTTTATGTTGTGGCCCATGATACAGTGAGAGATGTACAATGCAAATAAACATTACTCAGAAGTCTGTTATAACATATTTGATGCTTACATTTTCACGTGATTTTTATGTATGGACAATCAAAATGCTTCTGTCTGGTATATATTTCGCTTAAAATACTAATAGCAATATAATagttattcttacatttactttataaaaataattagatttcacagcaaaaagacacgtgTTCCACAACCTGGATTTCGACGTCATTAAAAtcatactaaaaggccttttacttgcttAAATAGTATGAACaatcaatattattataattcagAAATAGTATGTATGGTTGTCGAGGTCCTGAAGATGTTCTGATATGATCTGCTCATCATGTGAAGATTGTAGGATTCGAGGTGGAGTTCAAGGAATCCATATAATTCACAATAGGAATGGCAAGCCAACAGGACAGGCGTTCATTGAGCTGGAGCACGAGGAAGATGTTTGCAAAGCACTGGATCAGCACAGACATTACCTGGGACAGCGCTATGTTGAGGGTATGCAGAATTTGTGTTTATCATTTGTCCAGTTGTACATAGAGCGCATATATAGTGAACACTGGTGTCATGTGTTTCAGTGTATGAGATAACAAACAAAGATGCTGAAGCCATATTAAAGACTACACAGCCGATTACGGAGTCAGATGGAGTGGTGCTACTCAAAGGGCTTCCCTACAGCTGTACTGAGAAAGACATCATCCAGTTTTTCCCTGGTGAGAGATAATgtaaaatgtgacatttgaaAATCATTGCACTGGTAAAAGCCTTATGCTTCATTTGTCTGTTTTGATTCTCTCAAAACAGGGTTGGATATTGTTGAAGATGGAGTTACAATAGTCCTGAACAAGAAAGGAAGAAACTCAGGTGATGCTTTTGTGCAGTTTGCCACAAAGGAAATAGCTGAAAAGGCTctaaagagagacagagaagtCATTGGAAACAGGTTGGTATATCAAGTAATACTTGAAAAGaatgaaaatatattgttttcaggaacatttatgtgtttttcctttaaaacagttcaatatGCTTGCACAGCTATCTTTGGATGAGTCCCACTCATCCAAATTTTCCCACTCAAGACtatttgtataattttaaagtgaagtatgatgtttttttgtgtatgttATCATCTTCAGGTGACACTTTTGGTATTAAAAGCCAATTTTTAGCTGTTTGATGCCAAATATTTTAGATTGAATATGTACTTAAATGTTTTGGATCTATGTTTACAAAgggttttttccccctcatttgCAGGTATGTTGAGATTTTCCCCAGCAGGAAAAGTGATATCCAAGTCCAGTATGGAAGACGGCGAAACGAGACTTCAGGTTCCACACCAGGATCCGAGGACACGCcacacaaaatgaaaacagGTACGATGTTTATTACGGTATCCCTTTACAACCAGGCTTTAAATATTAGTACACATGTTGTATACTGTGTGCACTCCCATGAATCTTTCATGGACCCTGTGGGTccttaaaaaatcttaaatttagtTTTATCTAATTTAAGGCcatttaaattttgaatgaatttcATTCATCAATTCGCATTATCATTCAGCctgtgtgctgtttttgttcaaataagAAAGTCAAAATTTTAAACGGCATGCACAGTGTCATAAATGCTAAATAGAAGCTAATGTGGattctaaaaatataaacaattaggATAATAAAGTGTTTGTGTATACcacatgtgtgtatatatatatatatatatatatatatatatatatacatatatatatatatggtataaTGAATGTATAATGGTAATGTGTAATGgtataatgaatataaatataaatttataattttgactcatcacttttcttaaatggtttaaaagctgaaatgtgaggttttcattttataaaaccTGAGTTTGAGttgtaatgttgtttaaatcatgaattttagtcattttccagTTTAGTATGTTACCATAGACATTGACCTTCCCTGCACATACagtatcaattttatttgtgcaggtcttaaaaagacttaaatttgattttaaaacccAGCAGATACcctgactttatttttgtgcacaGCAAATGGTAGCCCTATATCAGCAACACAAAACCTCATTCACATGAGAGGTCTGCCATATGAAGCCACGGGAGAGGACATTGTAAAGGTAAAgtgttattttgaatatattcaaAACTATTCAAGATATAGCATGATTTTTGTTTGCTCTTCATGTGCTTCACTGTCAATAAGGTGATCAAGAGGAGTGTAATAACTATTAAAACCTGCaattaatatgtaattattAACCTCATTTGATCTTGTCCATTATATCATCTATATTAAATGACTGAGGTGTAATTTGTGTTCCAGTTTTTCGCTCCCATCAGACTGGTGAAGGTTCTTGTAGAGTACAGTCCTAACGGACGACCCACCGGTGAGGCAGAGGCCTACTTCAAAACACATCAGGATGCTGTTTTAGCCATGTCCAAAGACAGAGAGTATATAAGTAAGCAATGAACATGTCTGATCTTCTGAAATAACCCAAATGTGGcccaaaatgtttaatataaacATGAAGTGActaaactgttttttgtttatttgtatgtttttctgtcatccaGAGGAGCGATATATTGAGTTGTTCCTGAATTCATCAGCATCAAGGGAGGAACAATAGGATGAAAgtaaactgtatttaaatacatcCCAGTGTATTTAAGTTATTCCATGTATGAGTATATTACAAGAATACACAGAACTACATTAAAAGTGAACTTTACAGATATTGCCTGTTCTGTTTCTTTTTGGACATTTCAGATCGAAGCAATGTTAACACAGATTAATCATGTGTATTGGAAGtgtccaatgtttttttttttttttttaaaaaagtacctGTTCTGTTGCTGTACTTGTGACTGTGAAACCCTTCATGCACTTCCAATAAAGATAAGTATGCTGTTTATCCCAGG
This Ctenopharyngodon idella isolate HZGC_01 chromosome 5, HZGC01, whole genome shotgun sequence DNA region includes the following protein-coding sequences:
- the grsf1 gene encoding G-rich sequence factor 1, which translates into the protein MSAFSRSALLFSLVRCIRRQQQFPCLETLTHIKTAQSTAARGRDVHSFSARYLADRVAKHHPWTLYQRSLSTETPSKEDDYPPLPEYTPNEEPQAKEVFIVQVRGIPWSCTAEDLIDFFSDCRIRGGVQGIHIIHNRNGKPTGQAFIELEHEEDVCKALDQHRHYLGQRYVEVYEITNKDAEAILKTTQPITESDGVVLLKGLPYSCTEKDIIQFFPGLDIVEDGVTIVLNKKGRNSGDAFVQFATKEIAEKALKRDREVIGNRYVEIFPSRKSDIQVQYGRRRNETSGSTPGSEDTPHKMKTANGSPISATQNLIHMRGLPYEATGEDIVKFFAPIRLVKVLVEYSPNGRPTGEAEAYFKTHQDAVLAMSKDREYIKERYIELFLNSSASREEQ